Proteins from one Sabethes cyaneus chromosome 2, idSabCyanKW18_F2, whole genome shotgun sequence genomic window:
- the LOC128735912 gene encoding uncharacterized protein LOC128735912 produces MEAIMYFKNGWVNVSAKKIKDKFVIHGIVHHSFSLNEKPLRLSIITHEGGSILAAHCDCTIGILEACSHIGATLFALEGIRTAVVEKKLSVTDLPAYWKKPPASITADLYKKVQDINFGRKIQRTYPSRISDAADGQRQVALLKRVMNDGLNVAATTLFCGEANLKHACTACLQDQQIQSDLKSYNLQLLYVVENISKNLKQLREAALAIYAAMKRDSAKLNAINAITKKQKDSKWWFTFRSGRIAASVLKEICHTTITKPSVSLLRRVCYPEVTQFSTKSTRYGQKYEETAVNELFASVSDLHINMTKENSGLVICGEEPCLGASPDAIFHCTCHGVITVEVKCPFSARDSDDMVHVLTQLSDPYIAKDSNTPVTMQQMG; encoded by the exons ATGGAGGCCATCATGTACTTTAAGAATGGTTGGGTGAATGTATCCGCTAAGAAAATCAAAGATAAATTTGTGATCCATGGAATAGTGCACCATTCATTCTCACTGAACGAGAAACCTCTTCGCCTGTCGATAATTACACACGAGGGAGGCAGTATACTTGCGGCCCATTGCGATTGCACAATTGGAATTTTAGAAGCATGCAGTCACATTGGTGCTACTCTTTTTGCCTTGGAAGGTATCCGCACTGCTGTTGTAGAGAAAAAG TTATCAGTCACCGATCTTCCAGCTTACTGGAAAAAACCTCCAGCATCAATTACCGCCGATCTGTACAAGAAAGTTCAAGATATTAACTTTGGACGGAAGATACAGCGTACATATCCATCCAGGATCTCAGACGCTGCAGACGGACAAAGGCAGGTGGCTTTACTTAAGCGTGTCATGAACGACGGTTTAAACGTGGCTGCTACGACGTTGTTCTGCGGAGAGGCTAATTTAAAACACGCTTGTACGGCTTGCCTACAAGATCAGCAGATTCAAAGCGATTTAAAAAGCTATAATTTACAGCTCCTTTACGTCGTGGAAAATATTTCCAAAAATCTTAAGCAGTTACGAGAGGCAGCATTGGCTATTTATGCTGCAATGAAGAGGGATTCAGCGAAACTTAACGCAATAAATGCTattacaaaaaagcaaaaagacaGCAAGTGGTGGTTTACGTTCCGTAGTGGTCGAATCGCCGCATCAGTGTTAAAGGAAATTTGTCATACAACTATCACGAAACCTTCGGTGTCCCTGCTAAGACGAGTGTGCTATCCTGAAGTCAcgcaattttcaacaaaatCCACTCGATATGGCCAAAAATACGAAGAAACAGCAGTGAATGAACTTTTTGCTTCAGTTTCTGATCTCCATATTAATATGACCAAAGAAAATTCTGGTCTGGTGATATGCGGGGAAGAACCATGTTTGGGAGCATCTCCAGATGCAATTTTTCACTGCACCTGTCATGGTGTGATAACTGTCGAAGTGAAATGCCCATTCTCAGCTCGCGATTCCGACGACATGGTTCATGTTTTAACCCAGCTAAGTGATCCGTATATCGCAAAGGACT